In the genome of Anas platyrhynchos isolate ZD024472 breed Pekin duck chromosome 23, IASCAAS_PekinDuck_T2T, whole genome shotgun sequence, one region contains:
- the TIA1 gene encoding cytotoxic granule associated RNA binding protein TIA1 isoform X4, whose amino-acid sequence MATGKSKGYGFVSFFNKWDAENAIQQMGGQWLGGRQIRTNWATRKPPAPKSTYESNTKQLSYDDVVNQSSPSNCTVYCGGVTSGLTEQLMRQTFSPFGQIMEIRVFPDKGYSFVRFNSHESAAHAIVSVNGTTIEGHVVKCYWGKETPDMISPVQQNQIGYPQAYGQWGQWYGNAQIGQYMPNGWQVPAYGMYGQAWNQQGFNQTQSSAAWMGANYGVQPPQGQNGSVITNQTGYRMAGFETQ is encoded by the exons ATGGCAACGGGAAAATCCAAAGGCTATGGCTTCGTTTCCTTCTTCAATAAATGG GATGCAGAGAATGCTATTCAGCAGATGGGTGGCCAGTGGCTTGGTGGAAGGCAAATCAGAACAAACTGGGCAACAAGGAAACCTCCGGCTCCAAAGAGTACCTACGAAT CAAACACCAAACAGCTGTCTTACGACGACGTGGTCAATCAGTCCAGCccgagcaattgcactgtgtaCTGCGGGGGTGTGACTTCGGGACTGACAG AACAGCTAATGCGCCAGACCTTCTCTCCGTTTGGGCAGATAATGGAAATCCGAGTCTTCCCCGATAAAGGATACTCCTTCGTGCG GTTTAATTCTCACGAGAGCGCTGCACACGCCATCGTTTCTGTCAACGGAACAACTATAGAAGGGCACGTGGTGAAGTGCTACTGGGGCAAGGAAACACCAGACATGATCAGTCCGGTCCAGCAG AATCAAATCGGCTACCCGCAGGCGTACGGGCAGTGGGGCCAGTGGTACGGCAACGCGCAGATCGGTCAGTACATGCCCAACGGCTGGCAGGTCCCGGCGTACGGGATGTACGGGCAGGCGTGGAACCAGCAGGGCTTCAA CCAGACGCAGTCTTCGGCAGCATGGATGGGGGCGAACTACGGTGTTCAGCCACCGCAGGGGCAGAACGGGAGCGTGATCACCAACCAAACTGGATACCGCATGGCAGGCTTCGAAACGCAGTGA
- the C23H2orf42 gene encoding uncharacterized protein C2orf42 homolog, with protein sequence MEPAPARPKAPSFLSDLGKATLRGIRKCPRCGTYNGTRGLSCKNKTCGAVFRYGTRKQPGVDAVKLITGSEAQLYSVRQRDRGPDHRGFVELGVPEAAVQPVVGPAAPRLGAGRCHVPACLQAAAQGVVEKQCQHVKLALSCQTEATPLALKSSVLNSVQASPETKQTLWQLAAEPTGPLVQRVTKSVLVVKCEASQRHSLGYLHASFGHKVSAKALAEHRFVCSCQTPKPGKGGAGGKEEAAAAPAAPRCVHFFACICAFASDESLAQEFADFLACDAGGLKGVAVPPLLCGPEASALQAGEAAAKPKKRKKDPACGTQASGPLLAQDPGSLRRGSTKKPPVASSLKRQGCNQLLDEAQVTLSFQDWLASVTERIHQTMHYQFEGKPEPLVFHIPQAFFDALQQRISSGSAKKRLPNSTTAFVRKDALPLGTFSKYTWHITNILQVKQIFDTPELPLEITRSFIQNRDGTYELFKCPKVEVESIAETYGRLEKQPAIRPLELKTFLKVGNTSPTQKEPTPFIIEWIPNILPHSRIGELRIKFEYGHHGSRQPPAFSEQQAPALEPALELAPLATITFP encoded by the exons ATGGAGCCGGCTCCGGCGAGGCCGAAGGCCCCGTCCTTCCTCTCGGACCTGGGCAAGGCGACGCTACGGGGGATCCGAAAATGTCCCCGCTGCGGAACCTACAACGGCACGCGGGGGCTGAGCTGCAAGAACAAGACCTGCGGCGCCGTCTTCCGCTACGGCACCCGCAAGCAGCCCGGCGTCGACGCCGTCAAGCTCATCACGGGCTCCGAAGCGCAGCTTTACTCCGTGCGCCAACGGGACCGGGGGCCGGATCATCGGGGTTTCGTAGAGCTCGGGGTCCCGGAGGCGGCCGTGCAGCCGGTGGTCGGCCCCGCGGCGCCGCGGTTGGGCGCGGGGCGCTGCCACGTGCCGGCCTGCCTGCAAGCGGCCGCTCAAGGCGTGGTGGAGAAGCAGTGCCAGCACGTCAAGCTGGCCCTGAGCTGCCAAACGGAAGCCACGCCGCTGGCCCTAAAAAGCTCCGTCCTCAATTCGGTGCAGGCGTCCCCCGAAACCAAGCAAACCCTCTGGCAGCTGGCCGCCGAGCCCACGGGGCCGCTGGTGCAGCGCGTCACCAAGAGCGTCCTGGTGGTGAAGTGCGAGGCCAGCCAGAGGCACAGCCTGGGCTACCTGCACGCCTCCTTCGGCCACAAGGTGAGCGCCAAGGCGCTGGCCGAGCACCGCTTCGTCTGCTCCTGCCAAACCCCAAAACCCGGCaaggggggcgccggggggaaggaggaggcggcggcggcgccggcaGCACCGCGCTGCGTTCACTTCTTCGCCTGCATCTGCGCCTTCGCCAGTGACGAGAGCCTGGCGCAGGAGTTCGCCGATTTCCTCGCCTGCGATGCCGGAG GTCTGAAAGGTGTCGCCGTCCCCCCGCTGCTGTGCGGCCCCGAAGCCTCCGCCCTGCAGGCCGGGGAGGCCGCCGCCAAGcccaagaagaggaaaaaggaccCGGCGTGTG GGACGCAGGCGAGCGGCCCGCTGCTGGCTCAGGACCCGGGGAGCCTGAGGAGAGGCAGCACGAAGAAACCGCCCGTGGCCTCCTCGCTGAAAAGGCAAG gCTGTAACCAGCTGCTGGACGAGGCGCAGGTCACTCTGTCCTTCCAAGACTGGCTGGCCAGCGTCACCGAGCGCATCCACCAGACCATGCATTACCAGTTCGAAG GCAAGCCCGAGCCCCTGGTCTTCCACATCCCCCAGGCGTTCTTCGATGCGCTGCAGCAGAGGATTTCCAGCGGGAGCGCCAAGAAGAGGCTGCCCAACTCCACCACAG CCTTCGTCCGCAAAGACGCCCTTCCCCTGGGGACCTTCTCCAAGTACACGTGGCACATCACCAACATCCTGCAGGTGAAGCAGATCTTTGACACGCCCGAG CTGCCGCTGGAGATCACGCGCAGCTTCATCCAGAACCGGGACGGGACCTACGAGCTCTTCAAGTGCCCCAAGGTGGAGGTGGAGAGCATCGCCGAGACCTACGGGCGCCTGGAGAAGCAGCCGGCCATCCGGCCGCTGGAGCTCAAAACCTTCCTCAAAGTGG GGAACACCTCTCCCACCCAGAAGGAGCCCACCCCCTTCATCATCGAGTGGATCCCCAACATCCTACCTCACTCCCGCATCGGCGAGCTGCGCATCAAGTTCGAGTACGGCCACCACGGCAGCCGCCAGCCCCCTGCCTTCTCCGAGCAGCAGGCGCCGGCACTGGAGCCAGCGCTGGAGCTCGCCCCGCTCGCCACCATCACCTTCCCCTGA
- the MXD1 gene encoding max dimerization protein 1, translating to MAAAAAAAAAAGEGGGDPAGRIQLLLAAAEFLERKELGSGASPVASRGVPVAPAAPYRAGPAEAEHGYASVLPGGERRGARRRAKGRRSGGGSRSTHNEMEKNRRAHLRLCLEKLKMLVPLGPETNKHTTLSLLMRAKLHIKKLEDSDRKALNQIDKLQREQRHLKRQLEKMGVERLRMDSIGSTVSSERSDSDREEIDVDVESTDSLPADLDWSSSSSPSDSDERGSLQSVCSDEGYSSSGVKRLKSQSNQKPCPAL from the exons atggcggcggcggcggcggcagcggcggcggccggggagGGCGGCGGAGACCCTGcgggccgcatccagctgctgctggcggccgcCGAGTTCCTGGAGCGAAAGGAGCTGGGCAGCGGAGCCTCCCCGGTGGCTTCCCGGGGGGTTCCGGTGGCACCGGCGGCTCCTTACCGGGCCGGCCCCGCTGAGGCCGAGCACGGCTACGCCTCGGTGCTGCCCGGCGGAGAGCGGAGAGGGGCCAGGAGGAGGGCGAAGGGCAGGAGGAGCGGAGGGGGAAGCAG GTCGACACACAACGAGATGGAGAAGAACAG GCGAGCCCACCTGCGGTTGTGCTTGGAGAAGCTGAAGATGCTGGTGCCGCTCGGGCCTGAAACCAACAAGCACACGACGCTGAGTTTGCTGATGAGAGCGAAATTGCACATAAAG AAGCTTGAAGACAGCGACAGGAAAGCCCTCAACCAAATCGACAAGCTGCAGCGGGAGCAGCGGCACCTGAAGAGGCAGCTGGAAAAGATGGGCGTGGAGAGGCTACGGATGGACAGCATCGGATCCACTGTGTCCTCCGAGCGCTCGGACTCGGACAGAG AAGAGATAGACGTGGACGTGGAGAGCACAGACTCGCTGCCCGCAGACCTcgactggagcagcagcagcagcccgagCGACTCGGATGAAAGAGGGAGCCTGCAGAGCGTGTGCAGCGACGAGGGCTACTCCAGCTCCGGCGTGAAGAGGTTGAAGTCGCAGAGCAATCAGAAGCCGTGCCCCGCTCTCTAA
- the LOC119713562 gene encoding uncharacterized protein isoform X1, translating to MGICYLVSLSGWEMTMRMKAGPGLGNAQDGQEAVWKRGGHGKCCVGGQACWGWPSLALGSLLGSKACSPPQDVGEGLVSRWDGTAVARVPQATAPLSSHHGRSSSRLPLLPGLRPCWRAQRPRAQPSVLFPTEGFPRRLLRLAQTQNSPFVVPAVPPTVAAWLLPSLPGATALPLQPLQVPTLPSALPQATVWHVVPGVQGQVLQLPAGVQLPPGGHLPAQGHHLQLGQLPAVGQLPAVGQLPAVGQNLQLVQLPTMGHQLQLVQLPAVGQLPHTAPPCAPVHQWGQPMVTGTLVPHHALGLGPRAVLHGELLHPAGTCLLQAPAQRNPPPPLVPGPPLRGQALPTPRTLSSSRGQLPEPCLHAVGLSEDQGPPLPGPTPPEPAQAPRTASTQTATPDAATAPQVPEEPPQLPELGPDALAEAFPELAGDSQQLQHVQDELLAHLDIPIPDMEELLSWLDAVEPQDAFPDLPSSPALSRFLSQLPDLCEDIEEPSTQGLEATGALGEVPSSPGVRPEKLEGGLSLQSPVVPAVSPPLSPAASPLPSALRSPLPSPPLSPPRSLPDTQVLSALSRALPQPPQRSLKTRPNPKVPSALRRAQPKSPPSSPKKRPNPKGRSDHRRPLPKRPLGPLKSPLAAPASTGTERGAKRPAPSSTPGTAQSCQHRRPTTENPPRKERKMLLGQAGQGRKRPCQGKTRGSSTVAGSSREAGSSGQQPAINSTTAPVKRARSPGAAGGQGAAAPAPRRARLLPETPSGEPRAVRPQDRLCPQASGAKTLEESVPITPQQRPERERLKKLAQEERQRAAHQMKIGPVQFFVQRQKDHARAYSYGYP from the exons aTGGGAATCTGTTATCTTGTGAGCTTGTCAGGATGGGAAATGACCATGAGGATgaaagctggtcctgggctgggaaatgctcaggACGGGCAAGAGGCGGTGTGGAAGCGTggtgggcatggcaagtgctgcgtgggagggcaagcctgctggggatggccaagtcttgcgctgggcagcctgcttggctccaaagcctgcagtcctccccaagatgtcggcgaggggctggtcagccgttgggacggaacgGCCGTTGCGCgggttccccaagcaaccgccccactctccagccaccatggcaggtccagcagccggctcccgctcctcccggggctgcggccctgctggcgagcccagcgccccagagctcagcccagcgtcctttttcccacagagggtttccccagacggcttcTGCGGCTTgcgcagacgcaaaactcccccttcgtcgtcccagccgtgccgccaacggtggctgcctggctgctgccctccctccccggagcgacggcgctgcccttgcagcccctgcaggtacccaccctcccctccgcgctgccccaggccaccgtctggcacgtggtgccgggggtccaggggcaggtgctgcagctccccgccggggtgcagctgccacctggggggcacctcccagcccaggggcaccacctgcagcttgggcagctccccgccgtggggcagctccctgctgtggggcagctccccgctgtggggcaaaacctgcagctggtgcagctcccaaccatggggcaccagctgcagctggtgcagctccccgccgtggggcagctcccccacaccgctcctccctgtgcccccgtccatcagtggggacagcccatggtgacggggacactggtgccccaccatgcgctggggctggggcccagggccgtgctccatggggagctcctgcaccccgcaggcacctgcctgttgCAGGCCCCCGCCCAGCGCAACCCCCCGCCACCCCTCGTCccggggcctccgctgcgggggcaggcgctCCCCACGCCCCgcaccctgagcagcagccgggggcagctgccggagccctgcttgcacgccgtggggctcagcgaggaccaggggcccccgctgcccggccccactccccccgagcctgcccaggctccaaggaccgccagcacccagacggcgacgcccgacg CGGCGACAGCCCCgcaggtgcctgaggagcccccgCAGCTGCCcgagctgggccccgatgccttgGCCGAGGCCTTTccagagctggcaggggacagccagcagctgcagcacgtGCAGGACGAGCTCCTGGCCCACCTGGACATCCCCATCCCCGacatggaggagctgctcagctggctCGATGCCGTGGAGCCCCAGGACGCCTTCCCCGATTTGCCCAGCAGTCCTGCCCTCAGCCGcttcctctcccagctgcccgacctctgcgaggacatcgaggagccgAGCACGCAGGGACTGGAAGCCACAGGAGCCCTcggtgaggtcccctcaagccctggggTGCGCCCCGAGAAGCTTGAGGGTGGGCTGTCGCTGCAGTCCCCCGTCGTGCCAGCAGtgagcccccccctcagccctgcagccagtCCCCTGCCCAGTGCGCTTAGGAGCCCCCTACCCAGTCCACCCCTGAGTCCCCCCAGGAGCCTCCCTGACACCCAGGTCCTCAGTGCCCTTAGTAGAGCCCtgccccaacccccccagcGTTCCCTCAAGACCCGCCCCAACCCCAAGGTCCCCAGTGCCCTTAGGAGAGCACAGCCCAAATCCCCCCCGAGTTCCCCCAAGAAACGCCCCAACCCCAAGGGCCGCAGTGACCATAGGAGACCCCTGCCCAAACGCCCCCTGGGTCCCCTCAAGAGCCCCCTGGCTGCCCCTGCGTCCACCGGCACCGAGCGGGGGGCCAAGCGCCCCgcgcccagcagcacccccgggACAGcgcagagctgccagcacaggagGCCGACGACAGAGAACCCCCCCCGCAAGGAGAGGAAGATGCTgctgggccaggctggccaAGGCCGCAAGAGACCGTGCCAGGGGAAGACGCGTGGCAGCAGCACggtggctggcagcagcagggaagcaggcagcagcgggcagcagccggcGATCAACAGCACCACGGCACCGGTGAAGAGAGCGCGAagcccgggggctgcaggggggcaaGGAGCAGCGGCACCAGCTCCCCGCAGAGCGCGGCTGCTGCCAGAGACTCCGAGTGGGGAGCCCCGTGCCGTGCGGCCCCAGGACAGGCTCTGTCCCCAGGCCAGCGGGGCCAAGACGCTGGAGGagtcggtgcccatcacgccgcagcagcgtcccgagcgggagcgcctgaagaagctggcccaggaggagcggcagcgggcggcccaccAGATGAAGATCGGCCCCGTGCAATTCTTCGtgcagcggcagaaggaccacgccagagcctactcttacggctacccgtga
- the LOC119713562 gene encoding uncharacterized protein isoform X2, which yields MGICYLVSLSGWEMTMRMKAGPGLGNAQDGQEAVWKRGGHGKCCVGGQACWGWPSLALGSLLGSKACSPPQDVGEGLVSRWDGTAVARVPQATAPLSSHHGRSSSRLPLLPGLRPCWRAQRPRAQPSVLFPTEGFPRRLLRLAQTQNSPFVVPAVPPTVAAWLLPSLPGATALPLQPLQVPTLPSALPQATVWHVVPGVQGQVLQLPAGVQLPPGGHLPAQGHHLQLGQLPAVGQLPAVGQLPAVGQNLQLVQLPTMGHQLQLVQLPAVGQLPHTAPPCAPVHQWGQPMVTGTLVPHHALGLGPRAVLHGELLHPAGTCLLQAPAQRNPPPPLVPGPPLRGQALPTPRTLSSSRGQLPEPCLHAVGLSEDQGPPLPGPTPPEPAQAPRTASTQTATPDAATAPQVPEEPPQLPELGPDALAEAFPELAGDSQQLQHVQDELLAHLDIPIPDMEELLSWLDAVEPQDAFPDLPSSPALSRFLSQLPDLCEDIEEPSTQGLEATGALGEVPSSPGVRPEKLEGGLSLQSPVVPAVSPPLSPAASPLPSALRSPLPSPPLSPPRSLPDTQVLSALSRALPQPPQRSLKTRPNPKVPSALRRAQPKSPPSSPKKRPNPKGRSDHRRPLPKRPLGPLKSPLAAPASTGTERGAKRPAPSSTPGTAQSCQHRRPTTENPPRKERKMLLGQAGQGRKRPCQGKTRGSSTVAGSSREAGSSGQQPAINSTTAPASGAKTLEESVPITPQQRPERERLKKLAQEERQRAAHQMKIGPVQFFVQRQKDHARAYSYGYP from the exons aTGGGAATCTGTTATCTTGTGAGCTTGTCAGGATGGGAAATGACCATGAGGATgaaagctggtcctgggctgggaaatgctcaggACGGGCAAGAGGCGGTGTGGAAGCGTggtgggcatggcaagtgctgcgtgggagggcaagcctgctggggatggccaagtcttgcgctgggcagcctgcttggctccaaagcctgcagtcctccccaagatgtcggcgaggggctggtcagccgttgggacggaacgGCCGTTGCGCgggttccccaagcaaccgccccactctccagccaccatggcaggtccagcagccggctcccgctcctcccggggctgcggccctgctggcgagcccagcgccccagagctcagcccagcgtcctttttcccacagagggtttccccagacggcttcTGCGGCTTgcgcagacgcaaaactcccccttcgtcgtcccagccgtgccgccaacggtggctgcctggctgctgccctccctccccggagcgacggcgctgcccttgcagcccctgcaggtacccaccctcccctccgcgctgccccaggccaccgtctggcacgtggtgccgggggtccaggggcaggtgctgcagctccccgccggggtgcagctgccacctggggggcacctcccagcccaggggcaccacctgcagcttgggcagctccccgccgtggggcagctccctgctgtggggcagctccccgctgtggggcaaaacctgcagctggtgcagctcccaaccatggggcaccagctgcagctggtgcagctccccgccgtggggcagctcccccacaccgctcctccctgtgcccccgtccatcagtggggacagcccatggtgacggggacactggtgccccaccatgcgctggggctggggcccagggccgtgctccatggggagctcctgcaccccgcaggcacctgcctgttgCAGGCCCCCGCCCAGCGCAACCCCCCGCCACCCCTCGTCccggggcctccgctgcgggggcaggcgctCCCCACGCCCCgcaccctgagcagcagccgggggcagctgccggagccctgcttgcacgccgtggggctcagcgaggaccaggggcccccgctgcccggccccactccccccgagcctgcccaggctccaaggaccgccagcacccagacggcgacgcccgacg CGGCGACAGCCCCgcaggtgcctgaggagcccccgCAGCTGCCcgagctgggccccgatgccttgGCCGAGGCCTTTccagagctggcaggggacagccagcagctgcagcacgtGCAGGACGAGCTCCTGGCCCACCTGGACATCCCCATCCCCGacatggaggagctgctcagctggctCGATGCCGTGGAGCCCCAGGACGCCTTCCCCGATTTGCCCAGCAGTCCTGCCCTCAGCCGcttcctctcccagctgcccgacctctgcgaggacatcgaggagccgAGCACGCAGGGACTGGAAGCCACAGGAGCCCTcggtgaggtcccctcaagccctggggTGCGCCCCGAGAAGCTTGAGGGTGGGCTGTCGCTGCAGTCCCCCGTCGTGCCAGCAGtgagcccccccctcagccctgcagccagtCCCCTGCCCAGTGCGCTTAGGAGCCCCCTACCCAGTCCACCCCTGAGTCCCCCCAGGAGCCTCCCTGACACCCAGGTCCTCAGTGCCCTTAGTAGAGCCCtgccccaacccccccagcGTTCCCTCAAGACCCGCCCCAACCCCAAGGTCCCCAGTGCCCTTAGGAGAGCACAGCCCAAATCCCCCCCGAGTTCCCCCAAGAAACGCCCCAACCCCAAGGGCCGCAGTGACCATAGGAGACCCCTGCCCAAACGCCCCCTGGGTCCCCTCAAGAGCCCCCTGGCTGCCCCTGCGTCCACCGGCACCGAGCGGGGGGCCAAGCGCCCCgcgcccagcagcacccccgggACAGcgcagagctgccagcacaggagGCCGACGACAGAGAACCCCCCCCGCAAGGAGAGGAAGATGCTgctgggccaggctggccaAGGCCGCAAGAGACCGTGCCAGGGGAAGACGCGTGGCAGCAGCACggtggctggcagcagcagggaagcaggcagcagcgggcagcagccggcGATCAACAGCACCACGGCACCG GCCAGCGGGGCCAAGACGCTGGAGGagtcggtgcccatcacgccgcagcagcgtcccgagcgggagcgcctgaagaagctggcccaggaggagcggcagcgggcggcccaccAGATGAAGATCGGCCCCGTGCAATTCTTCGtgcagcggcagaaggaccacgccagagcctactcttacggctacccgtga